From Phoenix dactylifera cultivar Barhee BC4 unplaced genomic scaffold, palm_55x_up_171113_PBpolish2nd_filt_p 000873F, whole genome shotgun sequence:
CTTAAAAttataaagaaagaaataaataaataagaaaggagaagagggggggggggtaatATCAACTAAAAATGAGTATAAATAATTTGGCAAATaatctaaataaaaataatttttatagcaTAGATTTTAAGGTGGAGGTGAGTTCAAAGTCCCCtcacaatatatatttttataaaattttataaaaaatatattatatataatcggGTTTGGGTAGTAGGTACCCGAGGCACAAATCCAAGATCTATCCCAAACCCTAATCAGTTTTAATTTTACATTCCAAGCACGTTCCAAATCTTATAGGATTTTACTACACAGATCCTACAAAGGTTTGGGATGGGTTggatatccaaaaaaaaatttgcccAGCTGCCATCCCTACTCCCTATCTTTGGCAACAAATCCTGCATGTTGTACCAATCTTTTTTTGCCACATGGCAAGAGAATTGTTTGTATGCATATAATGAGAAATTGTAGCATTACTCCAAAGTGCAATGATAACATCACTATTTTAGTTATCTCGATAGAAAAAATCATGCTTTTATTATCCCGTCTTTCTTGGTCGTTTATTCAAAGAAGTTATTATAAATATGGCAAGAAATTTGCATTAATAAGCAATGAGATTGCTTTCTTTGTTCATGGAAATAATGTCTTACGAAGACCGGGTATGTAGAACGATGGAAGAGAAGCAAACCAAACTATACCCTCAAAGGGaatagtttaaattaatttggatgaTTTTGTTGACCACGAAAGCTTCAGTACTCCTAGTTATGCATATGTAAAAAGGATCGAGCTAGAGTACTAAGCTAAGGCACATAAGGAGTATGATGGACTTGATGGATAAAATCAAAGATGAAAAATTGCAAATTCATCAAGAGGAAAATTTTCTCCCTCctttggaaaagaaaaaaaatgcaaatccAACATGAAGTATGAGTTATAAGTTAAAACCTAATCCTTCTCAAAAGCTAGGAGATATTCAACTTCTTATTTGTCTTCAAACCACATACTTTGGCTTTTAACGTCTAGGGTAATTCAATGGGACAGTTATGGATATGATAGATTAAATCAAAGATAGTGATTTGGTAATCCATCCAGACAGGAGTTCTTTCCCTCCTTTTTCCCTGAAAAAATGCAAAGCCTTCATTTTGTACTAGTAAGGAGATATAAGTTAAAACCTAAATAGTCCATCGGAGAGGGCGGGAGGTATTCAAATTTTCTTGTTGCTTCAAACCAAATATTTTGATTGCTTTTAACTATTAAAGTTCAATGGGGAAAAAGAATAGTTTAGAGATATGATATTAAGATAGACATGTCataactaaaaataatttttggagaaattaaaattataacTACAAATTATGGATAGAAGTTTGACATGCATGCAAAATGTTAAGGAAGATTAAGTTCTCTTTGTCAACGTCGCCTCTCATGGTGTGCGGGGTGATGATAGTGACGACATGGCAAAGGTGACAAGGTTAGGTGGTTGCAAATAAGGCAACCATGCTAATGAGGTGTTACTAGAATATGTTATTAGCGTTGGTGATGTTGAGACAATGGAGGGAGAGTGACAATGGAGGTACCGTCCAATGATGAAGCTGACAATGGTGGATTTTAGGGCCCCAAAATTATTCGCTAAGATAGATAGGAGCAATAAGATTAGATGTAGATATTGGCGATCATATCAGCAACGCTAAGTGGACAAATATATCATTTAAGATATACTTGCCACGAGTGGAAACATGGTATGTGTTGCATCCAAATGCTTTTcccgctaaaaaaaaaaaaaacaattcacAAGTCTAATACTAATACATAATTAAATATCTTGACGTGCAATACTAAAATTACAAAAACGATTAAGaatcaaaatttcaagctaattaatttttttcctcGAATGTTAGTTGGATGTTTGCACCATCTACTAGTCTTGCAAGCAACTTAAATGCTTACTTGTATCTATACCTGCCCCAAATGCCATAATTTTCTCTCAAGTAtcccaaaaaaaatacaaaagaatAGATATGTTTGTAGTATTTTTTTGTAAATCAGGTTTCTCTTGCTTTGGAAGCTGGCTAACATGAACTGGGCTTCATGTGGGATAAACATTATTTAGCACCAACTCATTTTCTTGACTTCATGTTTAAGAAACGTATTCAGTACCTTCATCCCCTTCTACTGTTCCTCTCTAATGCTGCACACCCAAAACAAAAGGGTTCCTTTCTAACGATTTTGCCGAAAAAATCATTGACTTCATGTTGGAGAAACATATCCTTAGAACAATTGTCTAACCACCTAAAGCTTGGAAGAAAACAAAGTActccattttttttctcaattctTTTTGTGTAGGGTGCCATTCAAAGCCCACATGACCTATCTGCGCCACCTTTGACAAAATTTTTGTGTCCTAATGTACATGGACCTTGGCTAATAAGAAGCAGCTCCCCTCCGGGCATGGCACACTCCTTTTAATAGGCATTGGTTGTGTGACTTAGTGATCATCTAAGGACTTAGGTGAGTCTTGTTAGTTTCAAAATTCAACAATATCTCAATTGGTGAAGCAAGCTACAAGCAGTCGAGATCATTTGTTATGTATTCCATTGCAAATTGTAGTTAGATGTCCTTGCGATAGTTTTAGTCATTGGCATGCAtgtcttttattttcttcagaAAAAGGCATATATGTCTTCTATATTACACCAGATATGTGTAAACTATTGAAgcactacaagaaaaaggagctttggcgacgctttttgaggcttttaccgacgcttataagcgtcggtaattttcttcccgacgcttttcaaagcgtcaccaaagcgtcggctatgtcggagtggaaaaaaaattgctgacgcatttgaaaagcgtcgctaaagttATTTTTAGAAACCAAatagttattttttaaaattcttcaaccagttcaattagcgacgctttaaagcgtcgtcataaattttttttacagaaaaaaaaataacgaTGCTTTTGGTTCCATTCGAATCTAGGGTGTTCCCAGTTGGGCTTCAAGATTTCCACCATATTGACGATGCTTTTGATCATGTCTTGGCAGTGACAGTTCACAATCCCTCGAGGGCTTGGCTTTAATTCCGATCGAGCGATCCGGCGAGCGACCGTGGTGGGAGGAACGTCGGCGAGGCCATGGAGTCGGGATCGATGAAGCCCTCGCCGCTGGATCTGTTGTCGGCGATCCTCACCGGGAAGTTTGGCGTTGAAGGGATGTCGCAGGAGACGGGGGGCAGCGTTGATCGCCGAGAACCGGCAGCTGCTGATGATACTGACAACCTCGATCGCGGTGCTCGTGGGGTGCGCCATCGTGTTCGTGTGGCGGCGGTCGACCGGGAAGAAGGCGAGCCGGCCGGTGGAGCCGCCGAGGCCGCTGGTGGTGAAGACGGACTTGGAGCCGGAGGTGGATGACGGGAAGAAAAAGGTCACCATATTCTTCGGCACGCAGACTGGCACCGCAGAAGGGTTCGCCAGGGTTCACAATCCCTGGTGCGATTGGTACCTTGGcgggggagaaggaggagggatcgggggcttgggtggcctgagaaggcatgaagccgacgccggagaagagggaggagctcCATCGAACTCCATCGACACCGGAGAAGAGGGATCGGGGGCCTGGGtggccgctctctctctctctctctcgcttcttGGAAGGATGGGTTTGAGGGATCGGGAGAGGGGAGGGGATTtgtagagaggaggggggagtgggcgagcggcggagagagaaggggaggggggcGGCTGGATGGGTTAGGGAtcgggaggaggggagggggggataatggcctccgacgacgctttctaaagcatcgttgggaggaaaaaaataaaaaaaaaggatttttgcttccgccgacgcttaaaagcgtcggcccaAGCCACGGAttgcgacgacgcttataagcgtcggcggaagcCAGACTTTCtgggagaaaaaataaaaaacaaggatttttgcttccgccgacgcttaaaagcgtcggcccaAGCCACGGGgtgcgacgacgcttataagcgtcggcggaagcCAGACTTCCAAAaactttaccgacgcttctacTTAGCGTCGGCAGAAAAAAGTCGGGAAAGATAGTTATTTTTGTAGTGAAGCTTACGGAGGGACAGCTGGATGAGATTCATGAGGGCAAGGAATATGATGCTGCTATCTTGATCACAACTAAACATCGCTTGTCCATGCAAACCATCAAACACGTGTTTATACTTAAGAGGAATCCAAAAATCAGGCTTTGCTATATTGCTAGACCATATGTGTGCATATTGGCCTTGTGAATTTAGTGTTTCGAGCACTTGCACATCGATCTATATCGGATTTAGGTCCAATTGGTGTAAATAATGTTCCATTTTGGTTATCTCTATAGCTAAGTTACGATCAACTAAAATTAAACTATATTTTCCATTTATGAATTCAAACATGACCTAAAATTCAATGAGTTTGATGCAGGCTAGATCATCTAGTTCAACCTATTCGAGTCGAAACTATTTGATTCGTTAAGTGAATAATGACCACAAATGAAGGAATTCGGAATCGGAGCCCTCAGGCTATCACACATAGTTTGCTTTGTTGCCTCAAAACGTATCTCCATTAATCCACtcttcaaatattttttctcaaaatcaattcttgaaATGTAAGGTATAAGCTATCCGGGGCTCTAGTTGGTCAAACTACGTAATGTAAGCCTGCCCATATTGGCTGCCCTTCCACTGGTTCCCGTGGGTCAAAGCCATCTCCACACCGGTTCCCCCTGTGGTGCCCAAACACAAAAAGGCGGCTTTCAAGGCCGTTCCCTAAAAGTCCGAGACGAAAAGTTACGCGTGTTTATTTAAAAGCCCCCAAACGGCGCAGCTCTTGCGTGGGAACGACGGAACGTTAAGAGTTAGAATCCAAGCACTAATTCCAAACTGCTCCTAATCCTCCCTAGGTCAACTTTTTCCCTTAAACAAattatcactttttttttagGGATAGGAATCAGCACATTTGTTGGAAGAAAGTTTTAGGCAGTATGGAACTTGGAAGGGCACTAAGACCATTCCTCCATTTCTAGATGGCCCATGGGTTCATGTCATCATGCATCACCCACTTACAAACGAGCCATTAGGTTTCAACCATGTGGTGAGTAATCCATCCCATCCCCCAAGCCAACACCCCCATTTAGTTCCTTCAAAGTTTCAAACTTTTATTAGAACCATCTAGAGTACTCCCTTTGAATCCCCACCTTAAATTCCCCCCCAATCCCTCCCACCACCTTTCCCCCATCACCCTCCCAtatcccttcctctccctcctcaaTCTCCCTCATGGCCCTATAAATCTTGAACCAAACTCCAAGAAAGAACACATCTCTTGGCTTTCTCTCAACCAATACCTtcgactcaactcaaaactctGTCTCAAGTACTAGCTTCACCTTGTTTCATAGCCAAATCCAGGTGGCCAACAAGAAGACTTGGTAGTTGATAGCCATGGGCACTTTGGTAGGCCATGTAGCCCCAGGGTTTGGGTTCTTAGTAGTTGGGCTATGGCACCTCATCAACCACATCAAACTCCACTCTCTCCACCCCAGCTCCTATGTTGCACCCCCATGGTTCCCCACCCCAGTTTTTAGATACCTTGAGCTCATCCTGATAATACTCGGCAGCCTTGCCTCCATCGCCATGGAGCTCGTCATCGGCCCAGAGACCCATCAGCCCTTCGACACCGACGGAACCATCCCCTCCAACCACCTCCACAACTTCGAGCACGCCTCCATCTccctcaccttcctcatctaCGCCGCCTTCGCCATCGCCTTCGACCGCATCAAGCTGAGGCAGCGCGCCGGGATGACGCAGCTCCTCGGCGCCGTCGCCTTCGGCCAGCAACTGCTCCTGTTTCACCTCCACTCCGCCGACCACATGGGCGTCGAAGGCCAATACCATTGGCTCCTCCAGATCGTGATCGCGGTGTCGTTGGCCACCACCTTGATCGGGATCTGGCTGCCGAGGAGCTTCATGGTGAGCTTCGTGAGGTCGATGAGCATCGCGTTCCAAGGTGTTTGGTTCATCGTCATGGGCTTCATGCTGTGGACTCCGAGCTTAATTCCCAAGGGATGCTTCATGAACTCGGAGGAGGGGCACCAAGTGGTGAGGTGCCGCAGCGGCGAGGCCCTCGACCGCGCCAAGTCGCTGGTGAACATCCAATTCAGCTGGTACGTGGCCGCCATGGCACTGTTCTCCATGCTGCTCTACTTGTTCTTGACCAAGAGGTACCCCGAGGCGCCGGAGTACCTGCCGTTGGTGGAGGAGGGTGTtcaggaggaggatgaggacttggAATCCCAGAGGAAGCTCGAGGAGTCTGATAGCTTTGTTCATGCGGGAAAGGGGATGAGGGCCATGGAGCTTGAGAGGTAAGTGGAAGGAAgggtctttttctttctttttcatcacTCAGCCTTCTTTTATTTGGTTTTCAAGGTGTTAATGAGATGGAAAGATCGATGCAGCTGGTGCAAGCTTAGGGGATTCTTTTTTTGGTTGGAGCCTTCTCTGGTTGGATGTATAGAAAGTGGGGTTTTTATTTGATCTTGAAACAATTGTATCAAACTTTCTAGTGCACTTTTAAGTTGTCACAATGTGAAATCAATATCTTGGCTATGAACGGACGCTGTTGATGGCAATGGCTAATGAAGGAGGTACAACCAAATCGGAGATACGGGTTTGTGTTGGGCTAAACATATTAAATATATGTCATATGACTCGCATGTTGCCACATATCACCTCTCCTTGTGCTAGACAATACAGGGAAGTTTCAGAAGCTCAATTGAACCCCACCAAATCCACctactcccaaaaaaaaaaagttgtgcTTTAACCATCCTAAATATAGTTTGATATAAAACTCCAGGACATCAACGTCTACTCTAGGAGGAGAGAGATGCCACCGTCAAAATGGGGGTTTTGTATCACCACTATATAGTTTTACCAAGGTTTTAGCTACTTGAGCAAGGGAAAGGACCCTATACATCGTTGACATGTTAGTAAATGGGATGGGCTTAATTGAACCAGAGGGTTTATTGGGCagaccatcaaaatcaataataGACACAGCACAACATACGCACTATTTTAAGTCCTATCATGATTGAGGACGATTGTATTTCCAAGGCAATTTCAGATGGGCCAATCAACTCAAGGCACTAGCAATTACTTTGAGCAAGAATCTCTCCAGAACAAGGGAGCATTGTTTGTGAAATCCAATCAAAAAGGCCTAAAAGTTGTTGCCTCTGAGgtatgggcattcttttcaatgTCCTGATAGGTAAGCTCGGCGGCTGCTCCTGATCCACCGTGTGCTGGAGCCATTGCATATTTTAATTGGTTGATCCTTTTGGTGAGCTATAGCCGATTTGGAGACTTATCAAAGTTGTAAAGTAATGCTAGCCAGACCCAAAATATGGCATGCTAAATTGGCTATGATATAGACATCCAACTAGATTATCTAAATTAAGCAATGCATTTTGGGATTAAAGAGGACAACTCATCTACCTCCCCAACCCAACCCCAAGCCGCATGTAAAGGAGACCAATCTCTATCTCAACTCCCTCTTACCCTCACCTTGCTCCCGACCTTCCTCCGGCCATGCTGCTATCGCCGGCCACCTCACCACCTATGGTCCAATAACCTATTTTGAACTTTTTAGTAATCTTAAAACTTTCTAAAATGTTTAGCTAGCATCCAACTCAACATGCCATATAGGAAGTTCCAGCAATCTATCCCACATTTGGGTTTAACTGGCGCCTTCCAAGGTTAAATTCTTGTGCACTGCACTAACAGTGCCCATGATGTCCATATATGTCCATTACTTGGACTGCAACATGGGAGGAGCATGAGGTGGAACTTAAATCAAACGGTAGATCAACTTGTGACATCAAAGCCTCTGAAGAAGGATGTGGGATTGCCAAAATAATGGACAACAATTTAGATTTTAAGAGGTCTGTgcatgtaagaaaatataaaatatataaataaatctatctcatcctatcagcttaagcttttggaacaagtggtgattttaacataGTATCAAAACAGAGGTCCTGAGTTCAAACCCAGTCTCCGCACTCTTTAacccattattaaaaattttcacATATTGGATTCACCCATTAAAAGAAAGTCTGGCCCACATGTGAGGGagaatataagaaaatataaaaaaaaaatctgcttttggaacaagtggtgatttcaacaatACATGTATTTAgattgaatgaatgaatgatctTGACCATTCTTGCGATAGACTAATTTGGAAGATTGAAATAACTGATATGCATCCAAGATGGAGACTTATACCATTCTGCTGCCAAGGGATTCATCCATATGAAGGCCTAAATTTAGAGCCACAGGGAAGGTTGCAGTGGCTCCTTGGCTCATGACTCCATCCACTCAAGCTGCTCCCACTTGGAAGAGGAGCCAGCCACCACTAGTCATCCTTTGTTTgacaaggaggagaagaaaaagagagactaTCCTTTCTTGTAGGCAAACTATCAATCATGAGATAGCGTGGGCGTAGCCCATTGGTTTGTTAAACTGCTTCAAAAAGTTCTTTAGTCATCCTTGAAAAGGATTCTGCTGGAAAGTGAAGTCTATTATTTTTCCTAACCAGAAATGAGGTTATCCGAGAACAGAGCTCAAATTTTAGACTTTGTATTAGGCTAAGTAGCAAAATAAACTTAAGCCTCTGACCTAAAGCTTATTGTGATGGTCCAACACCAAAAGGAGCAACTGTGGATAGTGCCATGGGAATTCCAGGTGCTTAATCTTTTTGACAGGCAACACATGAATATTCTTATTCAATGGTAATTGATACACTACCATTCATGCATTGATTGCGATGTTAAGAGCCACCAAGACCGTAGCATTGGATTCGCTCTCTGCAATTGGTATTCTTTACGTTTCTTTATTTGTTCTCtctttttgatttttgtatTCCCATTTTCTATAGCGTGAACGACCTTCTTTTCTGTATGGAATATTTCAAGAAACATGTTCTAATATCATAATCTTTTTATCTGAATTGTTTGAACTATCAAAGAAATTGTTGCTGGATACCGTGGGCTAGATGGCATCAGGTTCTGGAATTCGGTGTCTTCTCATGGACAAGATATTCGGTTTGATGTAAGAGAGATGGCTTCTTTATTACGATGATTCAATTTAGAGGCACATGTTTGTTGTTGGCAGCCATTGGAAGAATGATTAGTGAGAGGGACATGTACCAGACTTTTGGTCCGAACTAAGTTTTGGATAAAATTATACTTATCTAATAGGCTTAAATTTTGATGCAGTAGATTAAATTTTAATAGATATCTATTTTTACACTtataaaataaagtttatgagcAAGATTTATTGTTCTGGTTGCTATCGATACATATCGATTGTACTATACCAATATATAGTATGGGAATGTCCCAATAATCAGTATAGGATAATTGGTATGGAAATCGGTA
This genomic window contains:
- the LOC103703263 gene encoding transmembrane protein 45B-like, translated to MGTLVGHVAPGFGFLVVGLWHLINHIKLHSLHPSSYVAPPWFPTPVFRYLELILIILGSLASIAMELVIGPETHQPFDTDGTIPSNHLHNFEHASISLTFLIYAAFAIAFDRIKLRQRAGMTQLLGAVAFGQQLLLFHLHSADHMGVEGQYHWLLQIVIAVSLATTLIGIWLPRSFMVSFVRSMSIAFQGVWFIVMGFMLWTPSLIPKGCFMNSEEGHQVVRCRSGEALDRAKSLVNIQFSWYVAAMALFSMLLYLFLTKRYPEAPEYLPLVEEGVQEEDEDLESQRKLEESDSFVHAGKGMRAMELER